The following are encoded in a window of Drosophila simulans strain w501 chromosome 3L, Prin_Dsim_3.1, whole genome shotgun sequence genomic DNA:
- the LOC6736317 gene encoding probable E3 ubiquitin-protein ligase HERC4 isoform X1, with protein sequence MASGKELYCWGSTSHGQLGLGGIEDEQILTPRQIPWTPDTAVQQVSCGHRHTLFLTATGKVYACGSNDYSQLGHDLPTKRPRMSPFQLIPELQDYVIIQISCGSRHSLALSDWGQVLSWGDNDCGQLGHATEKEIVQLPKVVRQLVSKTVVQIACGNNHSLALTSCGELYSWGSNIYGQLGVNSPNDLTHCNYPLRLTTLLGIPLAAIACGGNHSFLISKSGAVFGWGRNNCGQLGLNDETNRAYPTQLKTLRTLGVRFAACGDEFSVFLTNEGGVFTCGAGAYGQLGHGFSSNEMLPRMVMELMGSTITQVACGNRHTLAFVPSRGKVYAFGLGSSGQLGTRSTKSLMLPQVVIGPWVSPSGSAQLQSNDSQVSLVIRQIFSGGDQSIVTTTLFIDKVPPEDFRIYNPKSQILTLTAEVTRQCAQSKQGCQSDMDLLSSIELIFKSQACWNGSFLLDHDRHFGCSVRNHGLDLKAAQLAFDNLRVVENESIRQVIWDNISKELIGSLVCSPADVESMRLYLLLPLYHEFVNSKHYKSLQVPFANAIFKLAENPRKVLSKWLAQTPTEYFEHLVQNFLHVVVHIISFKMGLAAASPRAERRQQLLPYNTELEVILTLMKTLCQINNERDDRLNYQIFYWPDLSDYADVQHEYIKWIMASTAGEFNICNYSFIFDQSAKTALLQADQALQMHSAMANAATMHAFNFLNYGMPIPQFIVLNVTRENLVQDSLRELQQYTQSDLKKPLRIKFHGEEAEDAGGVRKEFFMLLLKDLLDPKYGMFKEYEQSRFLWFADLTFETENMYFLIGVLCGLAIYNFTIINLPFPLALYKKLLGKPVDLSDLRQLSPPEANSMQSLLDYQGADFKEVFDLTFEISRDVFGEAETKCLKPNGNEIAVTLENKQEFVDLYVDFVFNKSVELHYKAFHKGFMKVCSGRVIHIFQPEELMAVVVGNEDYDWQALQDSCEYREGYTSGDDTIKWFWEVIHDMSEAEKKNFLLFLTGSDRIPIQGMKALKLTIQPTPDERFLPVAHTCFNLLDLPRYKTKERLKYKLLQAIQQTQGFSLV encoded by the exons ATGGCATCTGGGAAAGAGCTCTATTGCTGGGGAAGCACTTCGCATGGTCAATTGGGACTTGGCGGAATCGAGGATGAGCAG ATCCTCACACCCAGGCAGATACCCTGGACACCGGACACCGCTGTACAGCAGGTCTCATGTGGACACCGGCACACCCTCTTTCTGACCGCCACTGGAAAAGTCTACGCTTGCGGGAGCAATGACTACTCTCAACTGGGACACGATCTGCCCACCAAAAGGCCACGTATGTCGCCATTTC AGCTTATCCCCGAACTGCAGGATTACGTGATCATCCAGATCTCCTGTGGCAGCCGCCACTCATTGGCGCTCTCCGATTGGGGCCAGGTCTTAAGCTGGGGCGACAACGACTGCGGCCAGCTGGGACATGCCACCGAAAAGGAGATCGTGCAGCTGCCCAAGGTTGTGCGGCAATTGGTCTCCAAGACGGTGGTGCAGATCGCCTGCGGCAACAATCACAGCTTGGCACTGACAAGTT GTGGCGAATTGTATTCATGGGGTTCCAACATCTACGGCCAACTGGGCGTGAACTCCCCCAATGATTTGACACATTGCAACTATCCCCTCCGACTAACCACTCTGCTGGGAATTCCGCTGGCCGCCATTGCCTGCGGAGGCAATCACTCGTTCCTCATCTCCAAGTCCGGTGCGGTGTTTGGATGGGGCAGGAACAACTGCGGGCAACTGGGACTGAATGACGAAACGAACCGCGCGTATCCAACGCAGCTGAAAACACTGCGCACCCTGGGCGTGCGATTTGCGGCCTGCGGCGATGAGTTCTCCGTTTTTCTGACCAACGAGGGAGGAGTGTTCACTTGTGGAGCTGGCGCCTATGGGCAGTTGGGTCATGGCTTTAGCTCGAATGAGATGTTACCGCGAATGGTAATGGAGCTAATGGGCAGCACCATCACTCAGGTAGCCTGTGGCAATCGGCACACTCTGGCGTTTGTTCCATCGCGCGGCAAGGTTTACGCCTTCGGCTTGGGTAGCTCTGGGCAGCTGGGCACGAGGAGTACCAAGAGCTTGATGCTGCCGCAGGTGGTCATCGGTCCTTGGGTGTCGCCCAGCGGATCAGCCCAGTTACAATCCAATGATTCACAGGTGTCGTTGGTCATCCGACAGATTTTCTCAGGTGGCGATCAGTCAATTGTGACCACAACTTTGTTTATAGACAAGGTGCCGCCCGAGGATTTTAGAATCTACAA CCCCAAATCGCAGATCCTAACCCTAACCGCAGAAGTCACCAGACAATGTGCTCAGAGCAAGCAAGGCTGTCAAAGCGACATGGATCTCCTGAGCTCTATTGAACTGATATTTAAAAGCCAGGCGTGTTGGAATGGTTCCTTTCTGCTAGATCACGATAGACACTTTGGATGCTCGGTTCGCAACCATGGTCTGGATCTTAAAGCAGCCCAACTGGCATTCGACAATCTGCGCGTTGTGGAAAATGAAAGCATTAGGCAGGTG ATCTGGGACAATATATCCAAGGAGCTAATTGGCTCGCTGGTTTGCTCACCGGCGGATGTGGAGAGCATGCGATTATATCTTCTACTCCCACTTTACCACGAGTTCGTGAACTCCAAGCACTACAAGTCACTGCAGGTTCCGTTTGCCAATGCCATATTTAAGCTAGCAGAGAATCCACGGAAAGTGCTGAGCAAGTGGTTGGCCCAAACACCGACTGAATACTTCGAGCATCTTGTCCAGAACTTCTTGCATGTTGTCGTCCATATTATAAGTTTCAAAATGGGCTTGGCTGCCGCTAGTCCCAGAGCCGAAAGGCGTCAACAG CTGCTGCCATATAACACTGAACTCGAGGTGATTCTTACGCTGATGAAAACGCTCTGCCAAATTAACAACGAGCGCGACGATCGCCTAAACTATCAAATCTTTTACTGGCCTGATCTTTCGGATTATGCAGACGTGCAGCATGAGTACATTAAATGGATCATGGCCAGCACTGCCGGAGAATTCAATATTTGCAACtattcattcattttcgaCCAGTCTGCTAAAACAGCGTTACTCCAAGCGGATCAGGCGCTGCAGATGCACTCCGCCATGGCAAATGCGGCTACCATG CATGCATTTAACTTCTTGAACTACGGGATGCCCATCCCGCAGTTCATTGTGCTCAACGTGACGCGCGAGAATCTGGTGCAGGATTCCCTTCGAGAGTTGCAGCAATACACGCAGAGTGATCTTAAGAAGCCGCTGAGAATCAAGTTCCATGgcgaggaggcggaggacgCGGGTGGCGTGCGCAAAGAGTTCTTCATGTTGCTGCTCAAGGATCTGCTCGATCCCAAGTACGGTATGTTCAAGGAGTACGAGCAGTCGCGTTTCCTCTGGTTTGCAGATCTTACCTTCGAAACGGAAAACATGTACTTCCTAATTGGCGTTCTCTGCGGCCTGGCCATCTATAACTTCACCATCATCAACTTACCATTTCCACTGGCTCTCTACAAAAAGCTGCTGGGCAAGCCAGTGGATCTCAGTGATCTCCGCCAGCTCTCCCCTCCGGAGGCCAACTCCATGCAATCGCTGCTCGACTACCAGGGCGCGGATTTTAAGGAAGTCTTTGATCTTACCTTTGAAATATCGCGGGATGTATTCGGGGAGGCGGAGACGAAGTGCCTTAAGCCCAACGGCAATGAGATAGCCGTAACACTGGAAAACAA GCAGGAGTTTGTGGATCTCTATGTTGACTTCGTATTCAACAAGTCCGTCGAGCTGCACTACAAAGCGTTTCACAAGGGCTTTATGAAGGTGTGCTCTGGCCGCGTGATTCACATATTCCAGCCGGAGGAGCTGATGGCCGTGGTGGTGGGAAATGAGGACTACGACTGGCAGGCGCTGCAAGACAGCTGCGAGTACCGGGAGGGGTACACTTCGGGCGATGATACA ATCAAATGGTTCTGGGAGGTTATTCATGATATGTCCGAGGCGGAAAAGAAGAATTTTCTCCTCTTTTTAACTGGCAGCGATCGCATTCCCATCCAGGGCATGAAGGCCCTTAAA CTCACCATTCAACCCACCCCGGACGAACGATTCCTGCCCGTGGCGCACACCTGCTTCAACCTGCTGGACCTGCCGCGCTACAAGACCAAGGAGCGCCTCAAGTACAAGCTACTGCAGGCCATCCAGCAGACGCAGGGCTTCAGTCTGGTCTGA
- the LOC6736317 gene encoding probable E3 ubiquitin-protein ligase HERC4 isoform X2 codes for MASGKELYCWGSTSHGQLGLGGIEDEQILTPRQIPWTPDTAVQQVSCGHRHTLFLTATGKVYACGSNDYSQLGHDLPTKRPQLIPELQDYVIIQISCGSRHSLALSDWGQVLSWGDNDCGQLGHATEKEIVQLPKVVRQLVSKTVVQIACGNNHSLALTSCGELYSWGSNIYGQLGVNSPNDLTHCNYPLRLTTLLGIPLAAIACGGNHSFLISKSGAVFGWGRNNCGQLGLNDETNRAYPTQLKTLRTLGVRFAACGDEFSVFLTNEGGVFTCGAGAYGQLGHGFSSNEMLPRMVMELMGSTITQVACGNRHTLAFVPSRGKVYAFGLGSSGQLGTRSTKSLMLPQVVIGPWVSPSGSAQLQSNDSQVSLVIRQIFSGGDQSIVTTTLFIDKVPPEDFRIYNPKSQILTLTAEVTRQCAQSKQGCQSDMDLLSSIELIFKSQACWNGSFLLDHDRHFGCSVRNHGLDLKAAQLAFDNLRVVENESIRQVIWDNISKELIGSLVCSPADVESMRLYLLLPLYHEFVNSKHYKSLQVPFANAIFKLAENPRKVLSKWLAQTPTEYFEHLVQNFLHVVVHIISFKMGLAAASPRAERRQQLLPYNTELEVILTLMKTLCQINNERDDRLNYQIFYWPDLSDYADVQHEYIKWIMASTAGEFNICNYSFIFDQSAKTALLQADQALQMHSAMANAATMHAFNFLNYGMPIPQFIVLNVTRENLVQDSLRELQQYTQSDLKKPLRIKFHGEEAEDAGGVRKEFFMLLLKDLLDPKYGMFKEYEQSRFLWFADLTFETENMYFLIGVLCGLAIYNFTIINLPFPLALYKKLLGKPVDLSDLRQLSPPEANSMQSLLDYQGADFKEVFDLTFEISRDVFGEAETKCLKPNGNEIAVTLENKQEFVDLYVDFVFNKSVELHYKAFHKGFMKVCSGRVIHIFQPEELMAVVVGNEDYDWQALQDSCEYREGYTSGDDTIKWFWEVIHDMSEAEKKNFLLFLTGSDRIPIQGMKALKLTIQPTPDERFLPVAHTCFNLLDLPRYKTKERLKYKLLQAIQQTQGFSLV; via the exons ATGGCATCTGGGAAAGAGCTCTATTGCTGGGGAAGCACTTCGCATGGTCAATTGGGACTTGGCGGAATCGAGGATGAGCAG ATCCTCACACCCAGGCAGATACCCTGGACACCGGACACCGCTGTACAGCAGGTCTCATGTGGACACCGGCACACCCTCTTTCTGACCGCCACTGGAAAAGTCTACGCTTGCGGGAGCAATGACTACTCTCAACTGGGACACGATCTGCCCACCAAAAGGCCAC AGCTTATCCCCGAACTGCAGGATTACGTGATCATCCAGATCTCCTGTGGCAGCCGCCACTCATTGGCGCTCTCCGATTGGGGCCAGGTCTTAAGCTGGGGCGACAACGACTGCGGCCAGCTGGGACATGCCACCGAAAAGGAGATCGTGCAGCTGCCCAAGGTTGTGCGGCAATTGGTCTCCAAGACGGTGGTGCAGATCGCCTGCGGCAACAATCACAGCTTGGCACTGACAAGTT GTGGCGAATTGTATTCATGGGGTTCCAACATCTACGGCCAACTGGGCGTGAACTCCCCCAATGATTTGACACATTGCAACTATCCCCTCCGACTAACCACTCTGCTGGGAATTCCGCTGGCCGCCATTGCCTGCGGAGGCAATCACTCGTTCCTCATCTCCAAGTCCGGTGCGGTGTTTGGATGGGGCAGGAACAACTGCGGGCAACTGGGACTGAATGACGAAACGAACCGCGCGTATCCAACGCAGCTGAAAACACTGCGCACCCTGGGCGTGCGATTTGCGGCCTGCGGCGATGAGTTCTCCGTTTTTCTGACCAACGAGGGAGGAGTGTTCACTTGTGGAGCTGGCGCCTATGGGCAGTTGGGTCATGGCTTTAGCTCGAATGAGATGTTACCGCGAATGGTAATGGAGCTAATGGGCAGCACCATCACTCAGGTAGCCTGTGGCAATCGGCACACTCTGGCGTTTGTTCCATCGCGCGGCAAGGTTTACGCCTTCGGCTTGGGTAGCTCTGGGCAGCTGGGCACGAGGAGTACCAAGAGCTTGATGCTGCCGCAGGTGGTCATCGGTCCTTGGGTGTCGCCCAGCGGATCAGCCCAGTTACAATCCAATGATTCACAGGTGTCGTTGGTCATCCGACAGATTTTCTCAGGTGGCGATCAGTCAATTGTGACCACAACTTTGTTTATAGACAAGGTGCCGCCCGAGGATTTTAGAATCTACAA CCCCAAATCGCAGATCCTAACCCTAACCGCAGAAGTCACCAGACAATGTGCTCAGAGCAAGCAAGGCTGTCAAAGCGACATGGATCTCCTGAGCTCTATTGAACTGATATTTAAAAGCCAGGCGTGTTGGAATGGTTCCTTTCTGCTAGATCACGATAGACACTTTGGATGCTCGGTTCGCAACCATGGTCTGGATCTTAAAGCAGCCCAACTGGCATTCGACAATCTGCGCGTTGTGGAAAATGAAAGCATTAGGCAGGTG ATCTGGGACAATATATCCAAGGAGCTAATTGGCTCGCTGGTTTGCTCACCGGCGGATGTGGAGAGCATGCGATTATATCTTCTACTCCCACTTTACCACGAGTTCGTGAACTCCAAGCACTACAAGTCACTGCAGGTTCCGTTTGCCAATGCCATATTTAAGCTAGCAGAGAATCCACGGAAAGTGCTGAGCAAGTGGTTGGCCCAAACACCGACTGAATACTTCGAGCATCTTGTCCAGAACTTCTTGCATGTTGTCGTCCATATTATAAGTTTCAAAATGGGCTTGGCTGCCGCTAGTCCCAGAGCCGAAAGGCGTCAACAG CTGCTGCCATATAACACTGAACTCGAGGTGATTCTTACGCTGATGAAAACGCTCTGCCAAATTAACAACGAGCGCGACGATCGCCTAAACTATCAAATCTTTTACTGGCCTGATCTTTCGGATTATGCAGACGTGCAGCATGAGTACATTAAATGGATCATGGCCAGCACTGCCGGAGAATTCAATATTTGCAACtattcattcattttcgaCCAGTCTGCTAAAACAGCGTTACTCCAAGCGGATCAGGCGCTGCAGATGCACTCCGCCATGGCAAATGCGGCTACCATG CATGCATTTAACTTCTTGAACTACGGGATGCCCATCCCGCAGTTCATTGTGCTCAACGTGACGCGCGAGAATCTGGTGCAGGATTCCCTTCGAGAGTTGCAGCAATACACGCAGAGTGATCTTAAGAAGCCGCTGAGAATCAAGTTCCATGgcgaggaggcggaggacgCGGGTGGCGTGCGCAAAGAGTTCTTCATGTTGCTGCTCAAGGATCTGCTCGATCCCAAGTACGGTATGTTCAAGGAGTACGAGCAGTCGCGTTTCCTCTGGTTTGCAGATCTTACCTTCGAAACGGAAAACATGTACTTCCTAATTGGCGTTCTCTGCGGCCTGGCCATCTATAACTTCACCATCATCAACTTACCATTTCCACTGGCTCTCTACAAAAAGCTGCTGGGCAAGCCAGTGGATCTCAGTGATCTCCGCCAGCTCTCCCCTCCGGAGGCCAACTCCATGCAATCGCTGCTCGACTACCAGGGCGCGGATTTTAAGGAAGTCTTTGATCTTACCTTTGAAATATCGCGGGATGTATTCGGGGAGGCGGAGACGAAGTGCCTTAAGCCCAACGGCAATGAGATAGCCGTAACACTGGAAAACAA GCAGGAGTTTGTGGATCTCTATGTTGACTTCGTATTCAACAAGTCCGTCGAGCTGCACTACAAAGCGTTTCACAAGGGCTTTATGAAGGTGTGCTCTGGCCGCGTGATTCACATATTCCAGCCGGAGGAGCTGATGGCCGTGGTGGTGGGAAATGAGGACTACGACTGGCAGGCGCTGCAAGACAGCTGCGAGTACCGGGAGGGGTACACTTCGGGCGATGATACA ATCAAATGGTTCTGGGAGGTTATTCATGATATGTCCGAGGCGGAAAAGAAGAATTTTCTCCTCTTTTTAACTGGCAGCGATCGCATTCCCATCCAGGGCATGAAGGCCCTTAAA CTCACCATTCAACCCACCCCGGACGAACGATTCCTGCCCGTGGCGCACACCTGCTTCAACCTGCTGGACCTGCCGCGCTACAAGACCAAGGAGCGCCTCAAGTACAAGCTACTGCAGGCCATCCAGCAGACGCAGGGCTTCAGTCTGGTCTGA
- the LOC6736318 gene encoding subtilisin-like protease 1 isoform X1 encodes MDRRVTAIGLVILQLLGSGFCFQEKAPLQTSLVTGQARTDKQQQVLDDPLGSGRGIDEHLLKTIGKGGIKLVMASGAPTTTPKPSVQHHYYYPPEDQQHPRQYGYPPHWSPGPPAYPPPPQRPWGPPPPPGPPPPGPPPPPGPYYNPYYNGYNYYGGYGGFGYGGFGYPGFGGYPGYPYYPFYRSSTAGEVDNQLPGADGLTSAAIPGVFQGRAVLSHQNFLDGRNNANVVPLYHLLQMARA; translated from the exons ATGGATCGAAGAGTGACTGCCATTGGATTGG TtatcctgcagctgctgggcaGCGGGTTCTGTTTCCAGGAGAAGGCTCCGCTGCAGACGAGTCTGGTCACCGGGCAGGCCAGGACCGATAAGCAGCAACAGGTGCTGGACGATCCGCTGGGAAGTGGACGAGGGATTGATGAGCACCTGCTGAAGACCATTGGTAAGGGCGGCATCAAGCTGGTGATGGCCTCGGGAGCCCCGACGACCACCCCGAAACCGTCAGTACAACACCATTACTATTATCCACCAGAGGATCAGCAGCACCCACGGCAGTATGGCTATCCACCGCACTGGTCGCCAGGACCGCCCGCTTATCCGCCGCCACCGCAGCGTCCTTGGgggccaccacctccgcccggaccaccgccgccaggacctcctcctcctccggggCCCTACTACAATCCCTACTACAATGGCTACAACTACTACGGCGGATATGGCGGCTTTGGATATGGGGGCTTTGGCTATCCCGGCTTTGGAGGCTATCCTGGCTATCCCTACTATCCCTTCTATCGCTCCTCGACGGCTGGCGAGGTCGATAACCAACTCCCCGGTGCCGATGGACTCACTTCCGCCGCCATTCCTGGCGTTTTCCAGGGCAGGGCCGTGCTGTCCCACCAGAACTTCCTCGACGGCAGGAACAACGCCAACGTTGTGCCGCTTTATCACCTACTCCAAATGGCCAGGGCCTGA
- the LOC6736318 gene encoding annexin A7 isoform X2, with amino-acid sequence MDRRVTAIGLVILQLLGSGFCFQEKAPLQTSLVTGQARTDKQQQVLDDPLGSGRGIDEHLLKTIEDQQHPRQYGYPPHWSPGPPAYPPPPQRPWGPPPPPGPPPPGPPPPPGPYYNPYYNGYNYYGGYGGFGYGGFGYPGFGGYPGYPYYPFYRSSTAGEVDNQLPGADGLTSAAIPGVFQGRAVLSHQNFLDGRNNANVVPLYHLLQMARA; translated from the exons ATGGATCGAAGAGTGACTGCCATTGGATTGG TtatcctgcagctgctgggcaGCGGGTTCTGTTTCCAGGAGAAGGCTCCGCTGCAGACGAGTCTGGTCACCGGGCAGGCCAGGACCGATAAGCAGCAACAGGTGCTGGACGATCCGCTGGGAAGTGGACGAGGGATTGATGAGCACCTGCTGAAGACCATTG AGGATCAGCAGCACCCACGGCAGTATGGCTATCCACCGCACTGGTCGCCAGGACCGCCCGCTTATCCGCCGCCACCGCAGCGTCCTTGGgggccaccacctccgcccggaccaccgccgccaggacctcctcctcctccggggCCCTACTACAATCCCTACTACAATGGCTACAACTACTACGGCGGATATGGCGGCTTTGGATATGGGGGCTTTGGCTATCCCGGCTTTGGAGGCTATCCTGGCTATCCCTACTATCCCTTCTATCGCTCCTCGACGGCTGGCGAGGTCGATAACCAACTCCCCGGTGCCGATGGACTCACTTCCGCCGCCATTCCTGGCGTTTTCCAGGGCAGGGCCGTGCTGTCCCACCAGAACTTCCTCGACGGCAGGAACAACGCCAACGTTGTGCCGCTTTATCACCTACTCCAAATGGCCAGGGCCTGA